A stretch of DNA from Pseudomonas sp. HN11:
CGGTGTTGAAGTCCTTGTATTTGGCATCGGTGACGGCGCCGCCGATGTTCAGGGTCAACTGCTCACCGAAGTCTTTTTCGACGCTGACTTCCAGGCCCTTGATGTCGCTGCGACCGGCGTTGTACACAAGGAAGAAATCGCCCGACGGATCGAGCACGCTGACCTGCTGGTCTTTCCAATCGGTGTAGTACAGGTTGGCGCGCGCACGCAGGCTCTTCTCGAGGAACGACCCACGGTACGACAGCTCGTAGTTGGTGGTGTATTCCGGATCGTAAGCCTGGTGGCCGCCACCGGCACGCACGTTGACGCCACCGCCTCGGTAGCCTTTCTGCACCATGAAACCGACGTACTGATCAGGAATGAACTGATAATCGACGCCCAGCTTCGGCAGGAACGCGTGGAAGCTCTTCTTGACCTTGCCAGGACTGGAGAAATCATCCTGCTCGATATCGGTGTCGTTGGTTTCGTAGTCGTAGCGCAGGCCGGTGATCAAGGTCCAGTTCGGCGCGAAATCCCAGTCCACTTCGCCAAACAGTGCGGCGTTGTTGATAGCGACATCGCCTTTGGCCGCACCGCGTTGCACATTGTTGAACAGCAAGCGGTCGTGGAAGCTGTTGGTAGTGCGGCCAAAATACACGCCACCGAAGCTGCGGACCGTGTCGGACTCATAACCCAGGCGCAGTTCCTGGCTGAACATGTTGCCGGCCTGATTACGCAGGATCTCGTTGTTCGCCGTGGCGGTCTGGTCGAAGTCCTTGCGCGCCGTGTAGTCCGAGTGGGTGTAGGTGGTCAGGTTGGTCAGTGTCCAGGCATCGTTGAGGCGCCAGTCGATCTTCGCGCTCAGGGTGTCCTGGTTAAGGTTGTCGTAGGCCTTGGTGTTCGAGGCGATCTTGTAATACTGCACCTTGTCGCCGATGCGGGTGATCGAGTTGTCACCCTGGCGGTGTTCGTTGTGTGCGTAGGTCAACAGCACATCGGTGTCATCGTTCGGCGTGATCAACAACTTGCCGCGATAGTTGCTCGTGCGGTGCGGGTTGGCATCGTCGTGATTGGTGGTGTTGCGGATATAACCGTCGCCGTCCTGGGTATCGATGGCGATGCGGCCGGCGATCTTGTCGTCGACGATCGAGCCACCGCCGGCCACGGCAACGCCGTGTTCACCGTAATTGCCAATATTGGTCTGGGCGGAGAAGGACGGATCGAAGGTTGGATTCTTGGTCTGGATCACCACCGCGCCAGCCAGGGAATTGCGGCCTTGGGTGGTGGACTGCGGGCCAAGGAAGACTTCGACCTGCTCCGTGTCCCACAGGCCGATCGGGCTCAATGTCAGCGCCCGGTTCGGTTGTTGGGCGCCATCGACGTACACCGACACCGCGCCGTTCAAGGTCGCCGGGCCCTGGTCATCGAAACCCGACACCGGTACACCACGGATCCCCCAGTTTTCGTTACCGGCCTGGTTGTACACGCCAGGGGTGCGGGCGAATACGTCGATCAGGTTGTGATCGGCTTTGTCGCGCAATTGCTGTTCGGTCACGACGGCGACGCTCGACTGAGTCTTCTCAAGCGAGCGGTTGATTTTTTCACCGGTGACGGTGACCGGCGCAATCTCCAGGGCAACGGGTTGATCGTCCGCCCATGCGCTGTTCAACAGGCACATGGCTGAGCCTACCGCCAACGCAAGTGTATTGATTTTGTAATTCACGCCCCGCCCCCCTACTGCAATTATTTGTATTTTTATCCGTTGGCAAACCGCTGTTTTTTCCCAGCGGGGCGGAGTCTAGTCGAAAAAAAATATTAAAGGAATAGTATTGATAATCCCTCTCATTCACACCTAATATGCTTTCTGTATTCACATATACACATTACGTTTCAAAGTCTCACCGAGGCCACTGCCCAGTTTTAACGGCCTGCTGTCACGTTGCTACAGAGCCAAAAAATAAACAGGATGTGCAAAGGATGACCTCAATCGAACACCCAAACGGACGTTCCGAGCCTGTTTCAATCAAGGATCAAGCCCACGGTGCAGCGGTATTGCCAAGGTACGTGCAGGCTACCCCAGGCCAATCGATCCATGCGCTCGAGCCCACGATCCGTGACAGCCTTGATGACAGCCTGCATACGGTGGGCGGCGTGCTGTTTCGCGGTTTCAACGTCGCCACCCCGATAGACTTCAAACGCTTTGCCGCCAGTTTCGGCGCGCCGCTGGCCAGCTACGAGTTCGGCTCCACGCCACGTAGCAAAGTGTTCGCCGGGGTCTACAGCTCGACGGAATATCCGGCCCACCAATTCATCCCTTTGCACAATGAGCAGGCCTATACCCGCCCCTGGCCCTCGCGTATCTGGTTTCACTGCATCAAGGCCAGTGAAACCGGTGGCGAAACGCCCATCTGCGACAGCCGCCTGATCTATCAGCGCATGCCCGCCGAGATTCGCGAGCTATTCGCCAGCCGCGAGTTGCTTTACGTGCGCAACTACAGCGGCGCCCTCGACCTGCCCTGGCAAAAAGTGTTCAACACCGAAGACCGCGCCCAGGTCGAACGCTATTGCCGGGACAACGACATCGAGTGGGAATGGAAAGCCGACGGCGACCTACGGACCCGTCAGCGCTGCGCCGCCGTGTTGCGGCACCCCGAGACCGGCGAGTGGGTCTGGTTCAATCAGGCGCATCTGTTTCACGTCTCGGCCATTGAACCCGACGTGCGTGCCAGCCTGCTGGCGGCCGTTGGTGAAGAGAACCTGCCGCGCCACGTGTATTTCGGCGACGGGTCGGCGATTCCCGATGCGATGCTCGATACGGTGCGTGCGGTCTATGACCAGACCGCCGTCAGCTTCCCTTGGGAACCCGGCGACATTCTGATGCTCGACAACCGACTGGTCGCCCACGGGCGCAATCCTTATACCGGTGACCGTAAAGTCATCGTGGCCATGGCGTAAATCCCACCATGTTTGCATTCAATCACTGGATCGAAGTGCTGGAGGCCAGCGCCCTGCACTTCCCGCAACGTGCTGCCTTGCATTTCCTGCCGGACGGCGTCGAGATCGGCGAAACGCTGACGTTTGGCCAATTGCACGAACAGTCCCAATCCCTGGCGGCCGCCTTGCAGGCGCGTTGCAGCCCAGGCGACCGCGTGTTGTTGATGCTGCCGAGCAGCCTCGATTATGCACGCGTGTTCTGCGCCTGCTTATATGCGGGGCTGATCGCCGTGCCGCTGTTCCCGCCGCCGTCACGCAAGCCGCGCCATCTGGATCGCGTGCGCAATGTCGTGATCGATGCGCAGCCAGCACTGATCCTTGCGCCCGTGGATCATTGCGAAGGTCTACGCGAATTGGTGGAAAATCGCGTCGATGTGTTGACCGTCAACGACCTCTGCGGCCCCGCACCTGATCAGTGGCAACGGCCGGCGGTCGATGGCGCCAGCGTGGCGTTCCTGCAATACACATCGGGCTCGACCGGCACGCCCAAAGGCGTTGAAGTGCGCCAGCGCAACCTGATCGCCAACGTCGAATTGATGCGCAAGGCCTACGGTTTCGATGAGCACGGCGCCATGGTCAACTGGCTGCCGCTGTACCACGACATGGGCCTGATCGGCGGCGTACTCGCCCCGCTCTACAGCGGCATGCCGTGCTACCTGATGGCCTCGCAGACCTTCGTGAATGCACCGTCCACATGGCTGCAGGCCTTGAGTCGCTACCGCGCTACCGCAAGTTTCGCGCCGAATTTTGCCTATGCCCTGTGCAACCGCGTGGTCAGCGACAGCCTTATCGCCCAGCTCGATCTGAGCGCCTGGCAGCACGCAATCAACGGCGCCGAGCCGATCCATCCCACCACCCTCGACGCCTTCGCCCGGCGCTTTGCCACGTGTGGCCTCAACCCCATGGCCATCAGCCCCGGTTACGGCCAGGCCGAAGCCACCTTGTGCGTCAGCGCAACGCCCGCTGACGCGCTCCCGGTGGTGTTGCGGCTGGACAAAAGCGTACTGGAAACCGGCCACGTGGCCCTGGCGTCCGACGACGCCGCTGCGGTTGAATTTGTCGCCTGTGGCTACCCGCAAGCGCTTCACACCATCGCCATTGCGGACCCGAACACCCACGAACGCTGCGCCGTCGACCGCATCGGA
This window harbors:
- a CDS encoding TonB-dependent receptor — protein: MNYKINTLALAVGSAMCLLNSAWADDQPVALEIAPVTVTGEKINRSLEKTQSSVAVVTEQQLRDKADHNLIDVFARTPGVYNQAGNENWGIRGVPVSGFDDQGPATLNGAVSVYVDGAQQPNRALTLSPIGLWDTEQVEVFLGPQSTTQGRNSLAGAVVIQTKNPTFDPSFSAQTNIGNYGEHGVAVAGGGSIVDDKIAGRIAIDTQDGDGYIRNTTNHDDANPHRTSNYRGKLLITPNDDTDVLLTYAHNEHRQGDNSITRIGDKVQYYKIASNTKAYDNLNQDTLSAKIDWRLNDAWTLTNLTTYTHSDYTARKDFDQTATANNEILRNQAGNMFSQELRLGYESDTVRSFGGVYFGRTTNSFHDRLLFNNVQRGAAKGDVAINNAALFGEVDWDFAPNWTLITGLRYDYETNDTDIEQDDFSSPGKVKKSFHAFLPKLGVDYQFIPDQYVGFMVQKGYRGGGVNVRAGGGHQAYDPEYTTNYELSYRGSFLEKSLRARANLYYTDWKDQQVSVLDPSGDFFLVYNAGRSDIKGLEVSVEKDFGEQLTLNIGGAVTDAKYKDFNTGDGLDRSGQPFLYSPKYKMSVGGTYRWNDRLTLNTDLTYQSTAPSDFEFDANGNVSKVRRSDNYVLTNFSTEYKVTKNVAVSGYLKNAFGKEYVTSNRIGDIIDVGAPRTFGLVLRYDM
- a CDS encoding TauD/TfdA family dioxygenase, yielding MTSIEHPNGRSEPVSIKDQAHGAAVLPRYVQATPGQSIHALEPTIRDSLDDSLHTVGGVLFRGFNVATPIDFKRFAASFGAPLASYEFGSTPRSKVFAGVYSSTEYPAHQFIPLHNEQAYTRPWPSRIWFHCIKASETGGETPICDSRLIYQRMPAEIRELFASRELLYVRNYSGALDLPWQKVFNTEDRAQVERYCRDNDIEWEWKADGDLRTRQRCAAVLRHPETGEWVWFNQAHLFHVSAIEPDVRASLLAAVGEENLPRHVYFGDGSAIPDAMLDTVRAVYDQTAVSFPWEPGDILMLDNRLVAHGRNPYTGDRKVIVAMA